A section of the Pseudanabaena mucicola str. Chao 1806 genome encodes:
- the uvrB gene encoding excinuclease ABC subunit UvrB, producing MALFDIRTPWQPTADQPKAITQLLDGLQKGMRYQTLLGATGTGKTMTVANAIAKYQKPTLVLAHNKTLAAQLCNELREFFPNNAVEYFISYYDYYQPEAYIPVTDTYIEKTASINDEIDMLRHSATRSLFERKDVIVVASVSCIYGLGIPEEYLKASIPLAVGVEYDQRELLKALTNIQYERNDIELGRGKFRVKGDILEIGPAYEDRTIRIEFFGDEIEAIRYVDPVTGEILQSMEALNIYPARHFVTPAERLEIACADIKKELEERLEELTNAGKLLEAQRLEQRTKYDLELLREVGFCNGVENYSRHLAGREAGDPPACLVDYFPKDDWLLIVDESHVSIPQIRGMYNGDRARKMTLIDHGFRLPSAADNRPLKSDEFWDIVKQCIFVSATPGDWEMEVSEQVVEQIIRPTGVVDPEIFVRPTDGQVDDLYHEIQLRLKKKERVLITTLTKKMAEDLTTYFQERHLSVRYLHSDIKSIERIEILQALRKGEFDVLIGVNLLREGLDLPEVSLVAILDADKEGFLRAERSLIQTIGRAARNVSGQVIMYADRLTNSMEKAISETERRRCIQIKYNKDHQITPRSIVKSVEGNAILDFLSVSRRLNERQLEYVVNNAKEVSLDDIPAIIEQLEAQMKDAAKKQEFEQAAALRDKIKALRDRLLGKS from the coding sequence ATGGCTCTGTTCGACATTCGTACCCCTTGGCAGCCTACTGCCGATCAACCCAAAGCGATCACTCAACTGCTTGATGGTTTGCAAAAAGGAATGCGCTATCAGACTCTGCTTGGCGCTACAGGTACTGGCAAAACAATGACTGTCGCTAATGCGATCGCCAAATATCAAAAGCCTACCCTTGTACTTGCACACAACAAAACCTTAGCAGCGCAGCTATGTAACGAATTGCGTGAATTCTTTCCTAATAATGCTGTTGAATATTTCATCAGCTATTACGACTATTATCAGCCAGAAGCCTATATTCCCGTCACCGATACATACATCGAGAAAACAGCCTCGATTAACGATGAAATTGATATGCTACGCCACTCCGCCACGCGATCGCTATTCGAGCGCAAAGATGTCATTGTGGTTGCTTCAGTAAGTTGCATCTATGGTCTAGGGATTCCCGAAGAATATCTCAAAGCCTCAATTCCCCTTGCTGTAGGCGTGGAATATGACCAAAGAGAATTGCTCAAAGCATTAACCAATATTCAATACGAGCGCAATGATATCGAACTAGGTCGCGGCAAATTCCGAGTCAAAGGCGACATTTTAGAGATTGGTCCCGCCTACGAAGATCGCACTATTCGTATCGAATTTTTTGGCGATGAGATCGAAGCTATTCGCTATGTTGATCCTGTAACAGGTGAAATCTTGCAAAGCATGGAAGCCTTGAATATCTATCCCGCAAGGCACTTTGTCACACCTGCTGAGCGCCTTGAAATTGCCTGTGCAGATATCAAAAAGGAACTAGAGGAAAGATTAGAAGAATTAACCAATGCTGGTAAATTGCTAGAGGCACAACGTCTAGAACAACGCACCAAGTATGATTTGGAACTATTACGAGAGGTAGGCTTCTGTAATGGCGTAGAAAACTATTCACGTCATCTCGCAGGAAGAGAAGCAGGTGATCCGCCTGCTTGTTTGGTGGACTATTTCCCCAAAGATGATTGGTTACTGATTGTCGATGAGTCTCATGTTTCCATTCCTCAAATTCGTGGTATGTATAATGGCGATCGCGCAAGGAAAATGACTCTAATCGATCATGGCTTTCGTTTGCCCAGCGCAGCGGATAATCGACCTCTCAAATCTGATGAATTTTGGGATATAGTCAAACAATGCATATTTGTTTCGGCAACCCCAGGAGATTGGGAAATGGAAGTGTCGGAACAGGTAGTCGAGCAGATTATTCGCCCAACTGGTGTAGTCGATCCTGAGATTTTTGTTCGTCCAACGGATGGACAAGTTGACGATCTCTATCATGAAATTCAATTACGTTTAAAGAAGAAAGAACGGGTCTTAATTACCACCCTAACCAAGAAAATGGCAGAGGATTTAACTACCTATTTCCAAGAAAGACATCTCTCTGTCCGCTATCTCCATTCCGACATTAAATCTATTGAACGAATTGAAATTCTCCAAGCACTGAGGAAAGGAGAATTTGATGTTCTAATAGGCGTAAACCTTCTCCGTGAAGGGCTAGACCTACCTGAGGTATCACTAGTAGCGATTTTGGATGCTGATAAGGAAGGTTTCTTAAGAGCTGAGAGATCGTTGATCCAGACTATCGGTAGAGCCGCAAGAAATGTATCGGGACAGGTGATTATGTATGCCGATCGCCTAACTAACAGCATGGAAAAAGCAATTTCTGAAACTGAACGTCGCCGATGCATTCAGATTAAATACAACAAAGATCACCAAATTACGCCAAGGTCAATTGTGAAGTCAGTTGAAGGTAATGCAATTCTTGATTTCCTTTCAGTGTCACGCCGACTCAATGAGCGTCAGCTTGAGTATGTAGTCAACAATGCAAAAGAAGTTTCCCTAGATGACATTCCCGCCATCATTGAGCAGTTAGAAGCCCAAATGAAGGATGCCGCTAAAAAGCAAGAGTTTGAACAGGCGGCGGCTTTGCGTGACAAGATCAAGGCTTTGCGCGATCGCTTATTGGGTAAGTCATAA
- a CDS encoding DUF6444 domain-containing protein, whose amino-acid sequence MKESPPKQRISREEIRGIYQQGEEAVIALVEGLLHKIEQLEERLEVLENQAKKDSQNSSKPPSSDGFGKRTKSLRGKSERQSGGQIGHEGNTLEWREEIDETIVHRVDQCESCGASLVGTEILNWDLRQVHDLPPIVLKVTEHQAEVKCCNHCGLLNRGKFPADVSNVVQYGSGLKGLIVYLMEGQLLPTERVRELISEIFDCKLSEGTIYNAREYCYGQLETVEQYLKEGIQAAEVGHFDETGMRVKGKLMWLHVASTSGLTEILHHSQKL is encoded by the coding sequence ATGAAAGAGAGTCCACCAAAGCAAAGAATCAGTAGAGAAGAGATCCGAGGGATCTATCAACAAGGCGAAGAAGCTGTTATTGCTTTGGTGGAAGGACTATTGCACAAGATAGAGCAACTAGAAGAGCGATTAGAAGTATTAGAAAATCAGGCAAAGAAAGATAGTCAAAACAGTAGCAAACCACCATCAAGTGACGGATTTGGAAAGCGAACAAAAAGCTTGCGAGGAAAAAGTGAACGGCAAAGCGGAGGACAAATTGGGCATGAAGGCAACACCTTAGAGTGGCGAGAAGAAATCGATGAAACCATCGTGCATCGGGTAGACCAGTGCGAAAGTTGCGGAGCCTCGTTAGTAGGCACAGAGATATTAAATTGGGACTTGAGACAAGTGCATGATTTACCACCAATAGTCCTAAAAGTAACAGAACATCAAGCCGAAGTAAAATGCTGTAACCACTGCGGATTATTAAATCGCGGAAAATTTCCAGCCGATGTGAGCAACGTAGTGCAGTATGGATCAGGACTAAAGGGATTAATAGTCTATCTGATGGAGGGACAATTACTGCCAACAGAGAGGGTGCGGGAACTAATCAGCGAAATATTTGACTGCAAACTATCGGAAGGGACAATCTACAACGCAAGAGAATATTGCTATGGGCAATTAGAAACCGTAGAACAGTATCTAAAAGAGGGGATACAAGCTGCCGAAGTAGGACATTTTGACGAAACAGGGATGCGGGTCAAAGGAAAACTGATGTGGTTGCATGTGGCAAGTACATCAGGGTTAACTGAGAT